From Carettochelys insculpta isolate YL-2023 chromosome 22, ASM3395843v1, whole genome shotgun sequence, one genomic window encodes:
- the ZBTB22 gene encoding zinc finger and BTB domain-containing protein 22 yields the protein MGLGRGGGAGPGWVGGGRITRWWRRPETPERAGGQCIPSTMDPACGAIVHVDFPEITSALLENLNQQRVEGKLCDISIHVQGRVFRAHRAVLAASSPYFHDQVLLKNMTSIVLPNVMDPGAFETVLGSAYTGKLSMASDEIVNFLTVGSVLQMWHIVDKCTELLKEGRGTSGPSSSSSFRAHSSRTSENQSPSSSNYFSPRETGEGPEHGAAKYTLRGAANSLERDGSEGPDEEVIFQAEKGPTRCPEPFSGGSKFILETDDDVSDSGGDGGSSGGGGRRPAYVQPSIMPQKQWVYIKKERSQEDLVLTCEEDEDPVEVAPAPAEPPLSISDVRTLTQSSGAKLEEQVNFCESSEDFPSPYEGLEEGPGSGSSFAQRSLMPMDMQGNQILVFPPQAPVEHGAVQLAAGSGDGNKIFMCHCGKAFSHKSMRDRHVNMHLNLRPFDCPVCNKKFKMKHHLTEHMKTHTGLKPYECDVCAKKFMWRDSFMRHKGHCERRHRLAAPGSTPKKEHSAAGGGGEGDWAALRESPATGRSPRSELGFGGGSGAKM from the exons ATGGGG ctggggcggggcggcggggcggggccgggatgggtggggggagggcgaaTAACAAGATGGTGGCGGCGGCCTGAGACCCCAGAGCGCGCGGGCGG GCAGTGCATCCCGAGCACCATGGACCCGGCATGCGGGGCCATTGTGCACGTGGACTTCCCTGAGATCACCAGCGCCCTGCTGGAGAACCTGAACCAGCAGCGAGTGGAGGGCAAGCTGTGCGACATCTCCATCCACGTGCAGGGCCGGGTCTTCCGGGCCCACCGGGCTGTGCTGGCCGCCTCCTCACCCTACTTCCATGACCAGGTGCTGCTCAAGAACATGACATCCATTGTGCTGCCCAACGTCATGGACCCAGGCGCCTTTGAGACTGTGCTGGGTTCTGCCTACACGGGCAAGCTGAGCATGGCCTCGGACGAGATCGTCAACTTTCTGACGGTGGGCAGCGTGCTGCAGATGTGGCACATTGTAGACAAATGCACAGAGCTGCTCAAGGAGGGGCGGGGCACTTCTGGGCCCTCGTCTTCCTCTTCTTTCCGTGCCCACTCCAGCCGTACCAGTGAGAACcagtcccccagcagcagcaactacTTCAGCCCGCGGGAGACAGGAGAGGGGCCGGAGCATGGGGCAGCCAAGTACACCCTGCGCGGGGCAGCAAACAGCCTGGAGCGGGACGGCTCAGAGGGGCCAGACGAGGAGGTGATCTTCCAGGCTGAGAAGGGCCCCAcccgctgccctgagcccttctcTGGTGGCAGCAAATTCATCTTGGAGACAGATGACGACGTGAGTGACAGTGgcggggatgggggcagcagtgggggtggggggcggcgcCCAGCCTACGTGCAGCCGAGCATCATGCCTCAGAAGCAGTGGGTGTACATCAAGAAGGAGCGGTCCCAGGAGGACTTGGTGCTGACGTGTGAGGAGGATGAGGACCCTGTGGAGGTGGCACCAGCCCCCGCCGAGCCCCCACTGAGCATCAGTGACGTGCGTACACTGACCCAGTCTTCTGGGGCCAAGCTGGAGGAGCAAGTCAACTTCTGCGAATCCTCTGAGGACTTCCCCTCACCCtacgagggcctggaggaggggccaggcagcggcagcagcttTGCCCAGCGCTCCCTCATGCCCATGGACATGCAGGGCAACCAGATCCTGGTCTTCCCCCCACAGGCCCCTGTGGAGCACGGGGCCGTGCAGCTAGCGGCCGGCTCGGGTGATGGCAACAAGATCTTCATGTGCCACTGCGGCAAGGCCTTCTCACACAAGAGCATGCGGGACCGGCACGTCAACATGCACCTCAACCTGCGCCCCTTCGACTGCCCTGTCTGCAACAAGAAGTTCAAGATGAAGCACCATCTGACGGAGCACATGAAGACGCACACTGGCCTCAAGCCGTACGAGTGCGACGTCTGCGCCAAGAAGTTCATGTGGCGAGACAGCTTCATGCGCCACAAGGGGCATTGCGAGCGGCGCCACCGCCTCGCCGCCCCCGGCAGCACTCCCAAGAAGGAGCACAGTgctgctggcgggggtggggagggtgactGGGCGGCGCTCCGGGAGAGCCCAGCCACAGGAAGGTCTCCACGCAGCGAACTGGGCTTTGGCGGGGGCAGCGGAGCGAAGATGTGA